The genomic window ccctagatcaggtaatctATAAGCTAataggtctctcatcttataaactccccactttttcttactttttttgatgtgggactaacttcgtACACTACTCACATTTACAACATTAACAGACCTATATCACATTAGTTTCAAGTATTCTCTCGAAACACATATTAAAGCATCTTAAACTattacattttaatttattttatccaACTATCTATGACTATAAGTCTAAGTAGTAAATGATATGCCTTTCCTTTTATGGTTGTTGATGATTACTCAAGATACAAGAATTATTTTCTTGATTTCTAAGGATGAGACTAGGGGTGTACATGGTCCAGCTCGATCCGAAGACTCGGTCCGGCATCAAACATTTTAGGaactaatttagtgtgattttattgggtctagaatcgggtaagggtctcaaaaatagatccggtcattatttcgggtcgggtccgggccataactCGGGTTACCCGaactcggcccggtggcccggtcatcatacacaattaatattttgtgttattagtgatggatgatggctattcttatgtggaatttaaatattgtaaaccttaatattttgtgttattagtcattataagattataagctaatgttttatatttaaaatgcataagactttagactaatgcataatattgtgttatttgtattgatttaaatatttggtgttattagacaatattagtattgattatggttatgctttaattttagagaatggatggttcttgttatatttttttaagtgaattttactatgtgaattaTGAAATAATAGTTAGAGATTAGGCGATTTTTACATGTTAAAGATCCGGTTTTTACCCAGTTTTTTATTCGGTTTTCACCCGGCCCGAAGATGCGTAGATTTCATCAGGTCTAGGATCGGGTTAAGGTCTAAAAATTAAGTCCGATCTATATTTCAGGTCGGGTCTGAGTTAAGTCAAACCCAGTGTGGCCCGGCCCATGTAGACCCCTAGATGAGACTTTTAGACAATGCTAAATATGCTAAGTTTTCTTTTAAGAGAATCTTACCATCTTAACCATAAAATCTGATTATGATGGTGAGTTTGTAAATATAgattttgaaatattttataaaagaaaatacATAGCACAAACTAGCTAAGTTTGATATGAAATCTGACGCTTTTTAATTTACATATGGAGCCAAGGATGGTGTAGAACTCTGATATGGGGGTGGGAAGTGCTTCACAAAATTGTGGTGTCAGGGACGAATAACTCGGACCCTCCGAGTTCCACACACAAAACGCACGGTCCGAGTAGCGTGCATTTGGCTCCGTGAAGGCTGCAACTCGGAGCCTCCGAGAACGTCCCAGGTcacggaccgtccgatttctctTCAACCTATCGCACGGTCCGAGTTGTTCCAAAAGTTGACACGCGTCGCGCTCATGCTTTACCCCGAACGGTGTCCCCTGAAACCAACAAAGACCCctcaaccctctctctctccatccgAATTCAATTCAGTCTCTCTCACATTTCGCTCTCAGGGTCATCTTCTTCTCCCTTTCTCTGGTTGCTTTGCATGGTGGAGGAGAAACAATCATGCCAAAAAAATAAAGAGATGTTGATCGATCTGAGCTTCACATTATTCATTATCTTAATGATCCTGATTATGtaagttttttttaaaatttttttaaattttattaatttattatgtttatacttattaatattaaaaatttaattattatggtTGTTGTGAATAatacaattaaaaaatataaatagaatgaTTATTACTAATTTTTCAATATTTGttagatttttcaaaaaattttttacaGATTTTTAATTATAGATATTATTACAGTGAAATTCGTTATTATTATTGTGGTCTGAAGACTTCCGAATgtaataaaaaaagataactaaaCAGGGAATGGTTACTTATTAATTAAGTGTagaatgtaatttttttttaatttataattaattttgagTATAATTATGTGGGAGGAACGAACGCTAATATTTAAAtgtttttttaaacaattaattatAACTGTTACTGATGGAGAAGTTGATGTTAATGTTATTGTTATTGTGAGATAGTGTTAATGTTGAATGAGTAGTATGATTATTCTAATTAAGGCAtgttagatttttttattatgaGAATATATAAATTTTCTTAATTGTCGTAATTATTATTAGCAAGTTAATTATTACCATTGTTAGAATATGAGTTCCAACCAAGTTTGATCCGCTTGCTAGTTTCCTGATCCCGGGAGAGGCAGGGGGAGGTCTTTGTCATGATCCCATAAATGTACTACAGGCTCCCCGCTATGGTATGGTTCCATCGAATATCGAATAAGGTAACTTAAAATCCTCTGCGGTCTATGGTCTTTCCGTTTATGTCCAGTTGCTGTGATGGCATATACTGgttgttaatattttttattgttgagGGAAAAATGTTTAACAAATGAGtcattaatattaaaattaattctaGATATTGTAACAATATGGTTGAGAATTTTGATTAGCAATATATGTATTAGTAATGTTTTTTATTTGCAGTTGTGAATAGAATTTTAaggattaattaaataattttagaaGTTAGAATAATTAGTTATATAAGGATTCAGTAAAATGATTGATGATGGTAGGTTAGTAATTGTTGTTGTTTATCTGACTagtaatttgttattttttttgtagaaattaagaatgttgACATGTAACCATCCAGTTTCTCCGGATCGGTACAACAATAGGGTAGAGGAGCATCTACGAGTTACCGGTTTCTATCATGTATCTCAGATTGGGATAGTGCAGTGTTAAAAAGCATTGGTAAATGCTCTAATCGAACGTTGGCACCCGGACACACATACGTTTCACTTTCCCATTGGTGAATGTTCCGTGACTCTTGAAGATGTGGCTCTAATTCTTGGTCTTCCCACAGATGGTCTTCCAGTTACAGGAATGACAATGAGTAGTTTTGAAGCCATGGAGGCGGAGTGTTTGCTTCAATTTGGCGTTGCACCGCGTAAGGAGGACTGTAGATCTAGCTGCATCAAACTGACCTGGCTGCGGAATCTAAAAGAGAATTTAGAATTGACCGATGAAATCAGTATACAAAGGTATGTGAGGTGCCACATTATGTTGCTGATTGGGACGATATTGTTTGGGGATAAGTCTAGGGCAGGCGTGCACTGGATGTTTCTACCCTTGCTTCGTGATTTTGTCAATATTGGACAGTATAGCTGGGGATCGGCATGCCTAGCACACCTTTACAGGGCCCTATGTAGGGCATCTCGCTATAACTGTAAGGAAATAGATGGACCACTAACACTTCTGCTCGGTTGGGCTTGGATCCGACTGCCGTATCTATCACCGCTTCCTAGAGAATCCCGCAGCTTTCCACTAGCAAATAGGTAATATTATGTTACAATGTACCCGTTTCTTGATATTTAAGATTCAGTTGAGCTAATTGAAAATATCATATTAGGTGGCGTAACTGGGAGTGTGGTGACCGACGATATAGATATCTGAAGCTAGCTCACTTTAGGAAGGCCTTTGATGAACTTCAGGAAGGCCAGGTGCGTTTTGATTAAAGAAGTATTACTTTTGGGTTTAGGGTCTTCGACAAAACTATGatgcattgttattgttatttgaaTTGTGGGTTCTAATCATGAGTTTCCCTTATTTTTCCAGTTTGTCTGGGTTGCTTATGCTGTAGATCGTGTGGATCCGAACATAATTTATCCTGAAATCTACATGCAATCGGTTGTATGGAGCGCTACAGTTCCGTTGGTGTCCTTTGAATGTATCGAGTGGCATGCCACCGATAGGGTCAGGCGCCAGTTCGGTTTCGTTCAGGGAGTACCTACTCAGGAGCAGAACCTGGATAAGGCGCATGGGGAGGTACTGACTGGTCCGAAGAATCTTAACTGGGCCACAGCACCGAGTCATTCAATTTGGGTGATGCATTGGATAAACAGGTATCACTACGTTCTTTCTGAGCTTTCCATCCCTTCACAGCATCCATTGGATACTTACATGAACTGGTACCGAACAAAATTTGGGAACCGCTTAGCATTGTCAAATCTTGTGGGTGAAGAGGATGCGGGTAATGAGGATATGGATTAGGGTAATCAGGATACCGATGAGGGTAGTCAAGATATGGATGAGGACAATGAAGAATAGGAGCCACATATATCACCTCCAATTCCGCTTCCACAAGAACAACCTCAGCCCTCAAACCAGTTTGTACCTCATACACAGTTCACCCCATCATTTCCAATGCAGCAACAATATTGGAGTATGTCACAGTTTGAAACAGGCGAAGGAGGTTCTTTTAGCCAGTTCTTTCAGCCTGAGTTCATGCCAGGCAGGTATTCGTTGGATGCGAGGTATCCAGGCCATACCTCATCCGTTGCTTCCGAGGGGTTCGTATCTGTTGATGACTCTAGTAGGAGTGAGGGTGGACGAGGTGTTCTCAATAGTCAAAATCCTAACCGTCTTAACATGGGACTCATTGAGGAAGACACTAACACACTCGAACAAGAAACCGATGCTTATCTAGTAGACGACCCGGATGACGAGGGCGATGGTGAGGATGATGAAATTGAAGAGTTCGATGAGGATGAAGAATCTCGTAACGATGGTATTATGTTAACTATTTTGCTTTACATATACGATAAGTTATTTTTTTTGTTCTCATACATGGCATCTTTGACTTGGTTATCCTTCTTGATTTGTGGTATCTATGTTGGTATTGAATATGTAATGTGCTGCATATACTTGTTTATTCAAAATTGTATACAGGTCAGGTGGACAGTCCGGAGGACAACGTCAAAGGTTACAATCTGAGGATTGATCCGCCACGTCGGAGTGCTAATCGCTTCACTCCTTCTGTCTTCAAAAAAGCGGCCAAGAAATGCAAGAACTTTGTCAATGATGTAAAGTGGGCAATGAGAAAGTAGTTGTGGAGTTATGTTTAGGGTAATTTGTATGTGTTGGACTTTGTATTGAGTAATTTGTATCACCTAGTTGTAATGAACTTTTTGATGTATTAACCAGTTCGGTGACCAAGCTCCGTTACTGCGTTCCACAGCTGCATTGATGGACTCGTGCCTGTCGGATATTAGACCGACACCATCCCGAGTTACAACATGTTGATGCAGGTTACTAAGGAAAAAATGTCatgcatcagaagtctctccctccacaATAGCAAACGCAATTGGGACGATATTGTTGTTGCCATCCTGTGAAACTGCCACAAGCAGACAACCCTTATACTTTCCGTACAAGTGAGTCCCATCCACCTGGACAATTGGCTTACAATGTCTGAATGCCCTAATACAAGGG from Arachis ipaensis cultivar K30076 chromosome B09, Araip1.1, whole genome shotgun sequence includes these protein-coding regions:
- the LOC110266759 gene encoding serine/threonine-protein phosphatase 7 long form homolog; protein product: MVWFHRISNKKLRMLTCNHPVSPDRYNNRVEEHLRVTGFYHVSQIGIVQYVALILGLPTDGLPVTGMTMSSFEAMEAECLLQFGVAPRKEDCRSSCIKLTWLRNLKENLELTDEISIQRYVRCHIMLLIGTILFGDKSRAGVHWMFLPLLRDFVNIGQYSWGSACLAHLYRALCRASRYNCKEIDGPLTLLLGWAWIRLPYLSPLPRESRSFPLANR